Proteins from one Xenopus tropicalis strain Nigerian chromosome 1, UCB_Xtro_10.0, whole genome shotgun sequence genomic window:
- the LOC100493468 gene encoding E3 ubiquitin/ISG15 ligase TRIM25 — protein sequence MAAADLRDELSCSICLSIYTDPVSLPCGHNFCRGCIGGTWDTQEETFRENPSCPECRQRFKRKPELATAWKLRDLVERFCPTETEPGETGIFCTYCLLSPVPAAKSCLLCEASLCDTHLRGHCQSAEHVLTEPTASFMGRKCSVHHKVLEYHCCEDSACICVSCCLAGGHRGHRVELLSEASEKKKEKLRKVLEKLSPEREETERGAQRLQERRREVAEAAAGETERVTALFRGIREELEALEKRLLSDISRQKEEISLTLTELIQQLEIKKDELSRMIRHIEELCNMADPLTVLQEQWESHGAAFCGAEGADTEGQEATELVLDINTAGNRVSVSGDRKSASYSHTDQRRPQTPERFQWVPQALSTRSFPSGRHYWEVEVSESGGWGVGVAYPSIERGGGQSLIGNNNKSWCLSRWFNNNYTVIHDRKDTQLPHVPSCRRIRISLDYEAGRLSFYELSEPIRRLHTFTASFTEPLHAAFWVWGDDDAYDYDYYDDAWVTIIS from the exons ATGGCGGCTGCagatctgagagacgagctgagctgctccatctgcctgagcatttatactgatccggtatccctgccctgtggccataacttctgccggggctgcattgggggAACATGGGACACCCAGGAGGAGACTTTCCGTGAAAATCCTTCTTGCCCTGAATGCAGACAGAGATTTAAAAGGAAACCTGAACTGGCAACAGCTTGGAAGCTGCGTGACCTGGTGGAGCGGTTCTGTCCGACTGAGACAgagccgggggagactgggatcttctgcacttactgtctcctctctcctgtacctgctgctaaatcctgtctcctgtgtgaggcttctctgtgtgatacccacctgagggggcactgccagtcagcagaacatgtactcactgagcccaccgcttcctttatggggagaaaatgttctgtacatcacaaggttctggagtatcactgctgtgaggactctgcctgtatctgtgtgtcctgctgcctggccggggggcaccggggccacagggtggagctgctgagtgaggcctctgagaagaagaaagagaaactgaggaaagttctggagaaactgagcccagagagagaggagactgagagaggagcccagaggctgcaggagcgcaggagagaagtggcagaagcggcagccggtgagacagagagagtcactgccctgtttaggggcatcagggaagagctggaagccctagagaagcgactcctgagtgacatctccaggcagaaagaggagatctcactcacactcactgagctgatccaacagctggaaataaagaaggacgagctgtccaggatGATCcgtcacattgaggagctgtgcaacatggcagatccactcactgtcctacaggaacaatgggaatcccatggagctgccttttgtggggctgagggggcagatactgag gggcaggaggctacagagctggtactggatataaacacggctgggaatcgtgtatctgtatcaggggacaggaaatctgcttcctactcacatacagaccagcgtcgcccacaaaccccagagagatttcagtgggtgcctcaggctttaagcaccaggagtttcccctcagggcgacattactgggaagtggaggtcagtgaatcagggggctggggggtaggggtggcctatcccagtatagagaggggagggggtcagtctctcattgggaataataacaagtcctggtgtttgtcaAGATGGTTtaataataactatacagtgATACATGACAGGAAAGAcacacagttaccccacgtcccttcctgcaggagaatcaggatctcattggactatgaggccggacgcctgtccttttatgagctgagtgagccaatcaggcgcttacacaccttcactgcctccttcactgagccccttcatgctgcattctgggtatggggGGATGATGATGCTTATGATTATGATTATTATGATGATGCCTGGGTGACAATCATTAGTTAG